The Lates calcarifer isolate ASB-BC8 linkage group LG18, TLL_Latcal_v3, whole genome shotgun sequence region GACCATCGCCAGTTTGTCTTTGGGAAGGGGCAGCCTACGTATGATGTGGTCTATAAAATCATTAGGGATGACCGAGGCCATGTTCCACTTCAATTTCCCCAGCACCACCAGTTCCCAGTCctaaaagacacagaaaaaagaaaatgaccagTTCACATTCACTTTCTTGACTCGGTCACAGAGGGTTAAATGGCGTGATGCCACGTCTCCATTGACCGTGAAAAAGATCACAGTCCATCCCTTTTCCCAGAGGAAATGACTCTGTAAGAAGAGTAACATTTCTTCACTTTATCTCTCCTCGCTGTATCTTATTATCTGCGTGCCTTTCTCATTCCTCGCATCCTTTGTGTTCATATCGCCGGCATGTGACAAGCTTTGCCCTGCTTAGATGCCCTGCCAATGAGACTGCTAGCCCCTTCCTTCCTGTCACAAGCCTCAAACAGCTACCATGAATTTGCACTGCAAAGGCAACAGCACAGAGCTGACTCTTCATACAGTCAGTCTCTGCACCAGCAAAAAAGGTGTAAACACTTAATGATTTAATTTCCTGTGTGTTGAGTCAGTTTTCACAACCTCAACATCAGGTTACTaaggttttaatgttttcctgCTTGGTTTTCAAGTATTTTGAGTGAGTAACCGCAGGAACAAGGGTGCAGCTTATGTATCTCTGTAGAAATAAATTCAAAACTTCAGGATATAAAAAGTCTAACACTACAGATGTAAGTGTGTATcaaggtttttgttttaagacATGAAAACGTGCACCAATATTCTGAAAATGTATGCTAACATCTGTGAATGTCAAACTCATGGTACTGGAAAGAAACTGTAGTTAGAAAAGAGCAGAGACGCACTCAGCTCCAGTCATTATCGTTATCAAAACCAATGAAATTCAACCCCCACAGAAAAGATAACAAGTaactttttccagtttttcaaaCTCACAGCCACATGGATGGCTGCCCCCAGGATTTCCATAAATCATGCTCGGCTATTTCAGCAATGATACTTTCTTCAGACCCCACACAAGTAAAGACAGATTTGGAAACGTTCTCACAAATCGAACCTTCGCAAGTGTCACTATGTAGTGCATTTTGCAATCACAAATTATCATACACATCAACAATATTAAATCCCTCCTGATGTGCAGTGAAGCATCAGAGCAGGCCTGTAAGGTGTTGCAGCTTGCAGCATTTCCTGACATTTCTCATCTTAGTCCCCGATGAAAGAATTAAGACAACTAGTAGGAAGTGGTGTCTCCAATCAAAGCTTCtactgtcacctcacagtaTGAAAACTGTTTAGTTATTATAAATGAGTCCAGATTCACTGTGTTAGCCGCGTGAACCCTCTATGAGATGACAGAACCTTTACGTTACTGAGAGATTTATTTATGTACACTCAGtgtccagtttattaggaacacccaCTGCAGTCTGatacaacagctctgcagtAAATCCAACCTTTATTAAAGTTATAACACTCAGTTGTGTGGAGGCTGCACTTCGTGTTGCTGTACTGCACTACACTGACAggtatttctattattttgtccaccccattcaCATCAATAAACCAGAAGTAAACTGGAAGTACAAGCAGATAAAGTGGTAGACTGAACTACACAGGGCAGGTTCCCTTTAAAAAACTGTGATGAATAAATGCTGATGATTTCAACTTCTCACTTCCTGTACGGAGATGTGTCAACTCAAACGCAAACGTAGTAAACACTGAAACCCCCGTCTCCTACAGGGACAGTCCCCCCTTCCGTCACCAAACGCTTATCTGTCATCTGAAACGTCAGCCATCATTCACCTTTAAGTGGGTTTTCTGTACAACACCTGCCACACACATGCTTGCGTTTAACCTATTAAACCCCTGAGGAGATTGTTGACGGTGAGATGAGCAGGGCGGAGGTTTTGCTGCCTGTGCGCTCACTTCCTGGACAGAtgccccaacacacacacacaaacacacaaccccTCCACCCCATTAAACTTCTCTCTTCTAgctaaagcagcagcagcaaccagTGTGTTCATTACAAGGACGAGCTGCAACATCTTTCACTGGCTCTGGCTGCGTCCTCTGTGCATCCTGTGAGGATATCCAGGAATCTGGAGTCTTACGACAATATGGAGCATCAAATGGGATGAGTGCCATTTCCCTCACCAGCTGCAGGCAACACAGGAAGATGTATAGAGAGCATGTGGAGCTTGGTTTGGTTGAAATAAGAAGCAGGTCTAACCCTTAAACTGTCAAGATGGTCAAGAGTTGGAACAATTTGTAAAGTAGACGACTGACTGAAatttaatctgcaactattttgatatgAGAGTAATGGTTAAGTGGTTTTTAAGAATAAATGTGGAACATTAACTTGTCCAAGCTTCTAGTTAAGaggatttgcttctttttctttgactaACAATCCTTTTCttgatttatcatttttatcattttgtccataaaatttttttaaaaaaagtgaaaaatgtccagtATTGTTTTATCATGTATGAGCTGTCTTCATCAAAATGACTTGttctgtctgaccaacagtccaaaacccaaagatattcagtttactatcagataagacaaagaaaagcagaaaatcttcACATCTCAGAGCCTGAAACCAGagaatttttggcatttttgcaagaaaaatgactgaaacgaTTAATTTTTCTGTCGATTCagctctgcttttctttgtcttagtTATGTGACACTGAGTGGAATATATCTCAGAATCATGGAAAGTTTGAACATAAAACAGCGAACTCAATCTGCTGATGATGAAGACTGTGCGATACAGAAGAAAGATCCAGAACACGTCTGTATATGGACCTTGAGTGGAGATTGTTGTACCAACTTAGTGTCCTTGGGTTCTGGGGTGTCtaaagacatcaccttgggGTTTTAGGAACTTGTGATGAGCATTTTGACATTGACATAAGaacaaataattaatgaattgatcaagaaaataaatggCACATTAATATATGATGAAGATAATAGTTAGTTGAAGCCATTCCCCCAGTATTTCCTGGTTGATAACACATTCTGGTTTTAAAGTTTAATAAGCTTCATATTGGTAAAAAGAATTGAAAGTATTGATACCATAAAGAGATACACCCATCTTGATAATCCTGATAAAGATGTTGGTAGGTGcattttggctgtttttgtaCAAACTATCTGTTGAAAAACCAGAGTTAAGTCcatatatttttaacacaaaTCCAAATTCTATGCTGCATAACTAGCACTAGATGGCATCACACCCCTCTGCAGTCCACATGGATCCAAAGAAAGGTTGTGGCTGTATTGTGCACAGCTCCACTTATTGGGAAAATGGGATACTTCCTGTGAAACCAATTCAGCTATCAGCATTGTAAAATCGACCAAAAATGTGACACAGCATTTTTATCACTcccatgaatgaatgaatgaatgaatggatggatgaatggggCTTTTGAACGTCCAGTTCTTACCAGCAGTTCCCGTGGTGTGATGGAGTTGTCTGTGTACATGCAAAGTTTTTCTGCTGATAGCGGCCTGCTGTCCTTTAACTTGGAGGCTAGGAACATGCACACGGCTCCAAGAAGCTGCAAATAACTCTTTCTAGTGGGCATCACTGCTAAAAATCTGTCCAAATAATTAATGGCTAAAGGGAAGACGTCTTCGTTactcttctcctcttcacacacctggagggagacagaaatataacaacaaaaccaaacattaGGTTATATTTAAGAGAAGTAAAACCTAAAAGAAAAGTAGGATATTTATATATGCTTTAAAGCAGAGGAGCAGTTAAAGGTGGGAGTGGTTTTGCTTATAGAACTGTGATTTTTCCcttttggtggttaaaggttAAATGACTTATTTTAACATCTCTTTAGTCAGTCATAAACTGCAAAGTCAGGACAaggcaaaaaacaaattagttcAATAGGAAGTCGTTTAGCAAAACCCCCCTCGCCTCCCTTTCCTTGTTGGGGCTTGCactctttaaaaatatttttaaaatgaaaataaaccaTGTGGGGGCTTTACAAAGTGTGCAAAATGTCCACAAGATGTATTAAAATCGTTTCCGACAGTTTCAAAAGAGAAACGTTTGCTAACACGAAGTGGTTTTTATCTCTAAAAATGAAAGTGGTTCTGCTTTCACGTTGCCTGCCTTGCCTTGAGCTGGAGTCGCTTTtagaaaaattaataataattacaacgaAGGGAAAATGTCGGGTTTTCGATTATGTTAATTAAGACCAACTCCCCCCCTGTCGCCTGAGCTAACTTATAAGCTAAAAACACCGAGTTTCTAGCTGTTAACCAATGTAAATATGTAGCTAGGCTATTTCTTTGAAGCTGAATTTTCTTCGTGGTGGAATTTCCGACTCTCCCACGCCTTTGGTGAGTCATTGTCATTCAATTGTCAAATAGGTTAACATCCATGACAACTCTCTATGAACTAAAACACCCAGTTTATGAGCCGGAATTAGCTTAAACATCTGTCAACATGCAAAAAAGACTCATTAGCTTAAAGCACCAATGCATAAAATGCCCACAAACCTCGTGCATCCAGCCTGCAACCATTCGTCTCATATAAGGCTGAATATCCTTCTGGACCCGCTGGAAGTACGAGCACTGAGGTAAAAACCTGTCCTCAACTGTTAATAAACTTTGCAACACTCTGTCATCATAGAGGATGTTTGGGTCAGGCTGGGCTTTCACGGTTATGTCCGACTCCAGGCAATAAAGCTCCATGACTCGGCCCCCTTCTTCCCCcccacttcttttttttaaaacaactaaattataaaataaaataaaaataaataatgtcacTATATTGTCGACAGcggacaggaggaggagaagtgcCCAGGACGAAGCATGAAGCTGAGACTGCTGGGGTTTGCTCCAGTCCTGCTGCCTCTCGGTtcacttcttcctctctctgcgcTGCTCGGGTGTCCAAACCGGCCACACCGAGAAGCTGAACATCCGGTAcggccttcaaaataaaagcagtcgATGAGCAAACTCTacccttttttcccctgctgCTCTTCTAGGAACCATTTGCTTGGCTTCCTGCCTTGTCGTGCAGTCTTTATCTGTTTCCGTTTAACATGTCTACTTTCTTGCAATACTTTCAAAGAGGCAGACACAACGACCATGACGTAGGCCTTATCTGCTCCAAACTACAGCACACTTTTATGGAGCCTTTAGTTCACTCTGCATTAAATAGattttaataacaaaaaatgcAAAGTCATAACATTGTTTTGAGAGCTTTCTTAGTGTTTTCTGACTCCAGAAATTAAGGTACACACAGATAGTTTGTGCAGAATgaggataataataataataataataataataataataataagttcTGCTGAGATTTAAACCCCCACCAGCAGatacaaacaatgaaaaaagaagGAACCAGGTAATATTAACAATAGTAAACTGCTCACATACCAAAATCACATAATGTAGATGTTAATTTATACATCTCcagctgtaaaaaaataaaaaaaaataataaaaaataaaaaaaatacatgaccTTTCGTGTGCCATATCTCTTGAAAGATCTACCTGATGTAAGATGTTTAGTAGTCACAGTAGATGTGAAGCAAAAGAAACAGCTAAACCaacatatatatacaaatatgttttatatgaacTTACTTGAAGGCAGCGTTAGAATTAATATCAACAAGAATGGTGCTGTATATAAAACTGGAAGAATGCCATATTGCTGTACTAGTTTACAAATCATTGACTGTTTACATTATTACATGCAGTTTATGGTACAAATCAGCACTTTGCACTGTCTGCTATTAGAGCTGTATATGTCCAACCCAGCTGTCCCGACACATGTGAGGACGGTGTTATAAAATGGATGCTGAGGAACGGACAGAACATCTGATAAATAGTCTCTCAAAAGACTTGCAGGATGTGACTGTCTGTGTAGAAAGATTATTAAAAGCAAGCATGACAGGAattagtaaaatgttcacagacttACACTCTGCTAGCTTACAGGGTAGCCAGAAGAATTATAATACAACAGAACAGAATTATAGTAAACGGTAGAATTACAATGACAAAACCAGTGACATTCCCATCAGTGTCAACTGTATCTtgtatttagtgctaattagcaaatttTAGCATGCTAGACTATAATGGTGAACATTACTTGCTAAACATCAACacattagcattgtcattgtgtgcatgttagcatactgatATTACTATTTAGCTCAAAGCTGTAGCGTTGACAGTGGTAGACTCTTGGTACACAACTGCAGCTTCTTTGTAGATTTACCTTATCGTACACAGAACCACAGGTTCACTATATATTAATATGTGATAGCCCTTGCTTAAAGTCATTACACAGTCTCAAAAACTGTTGGTGCTTTTAATCAGGTCACAGTCTTGCCACATGAGCTGGAATCCATGGGACACAGTGTGATGTTCTAGACATCCTTATGGCAAAGGGTGTGGACGGCATGTTGATCCCTGTCCAGAAAAAAGTTTTCCGTAAAGGAAGTCCTTTGGCATGGTGGCATGCCAAAGGATGAAAGTATGAGAATGGACATGCAAATCTGCAGAGAGCGCTTGTAAAAAagtgtttgttattttgtcctTCTAAGACAGGATTTAATCTGTAAAAAGGTAGGATTATAATAGAAGAGGAAGTTATAAAGTTGTCAACTCCCTATCACTTTTGATCTATGAAGGCCATTTCAGTTCCACGTGGCTCTCTGTGCAGCTGTTAAGAGCCAAATTCTTTATCACAGACAtcaaaacatgcacaaaaaatcTTTTCATGCACCTAAATTTGCTGCTTCCGATCATGTGTGAGCATATTTGCAGTGAGAGCAAACTTTGAATcgagctgaatgacagcagctgaGCTGAACCACTTCTCACTAGCACGGCTTCACAAACTTCCCCCTTTCACAGTCGCCGCCGAAGAGCTGAATGAGATATGAAGtttcactgagaaaaataaaagagcacTGTGGAGCTATTATGAGAGCAGACTGTGAAGTGAGAGTGGGAACTGAGGGAACGTCAAGGTTAGCAAGATTAATTCTACTTCAAAGGAGGGGGTGTATGTTTGAGAGGATTCATCTTAGAATTGAGATTTCATGTCAGAGGGTTATCCTTTTGTCTGTGCACGAGGAGGCTGACAAATCCCtgggtcagtgtgtttttgtctaaaGGGGGTCTCTCTGCAAGAGGCCAAAGAAGCCTGCCATACCAGACATTCAAAGCACTGACACTTGAGGGAAACAGAGGTGTTAGACAGATAAAGCAGCCTTaccctgttgctgctgtttgcgCATGTGTCCTATGATAACACATGTCAGCCGCTATCACATACTCCGAGCTGCACAGAGGTAACAGAGAGCGGCCAAAGCCCTGGGAAAACGTGGAGGAGCGTGAAATCACCTTGATCCAAAGATTCCTGCTGCATACCAGTCCACTGAACCCACCAGAGCACAGGGGCCCGGAGATGGGCAGACTGCCACAGAtcaagagaaagagacaaagagagagaaagagggaagaggtgGTGGGTGATAGTCAAGATCTTTAATCCCAGAGATTGGTTTAAAGCTTAACATCATCTTATGTGTTTCCTGTGCGAGATCAAGTAAGTCGCTCCATGAGGGAGGCCTCTCTCGGATATAAACACAGGATTTACTTTTACATGCCAGTTTCAGGGCCAAGCTTGATTACAGGTTGCCCATGTGCTCGGAGTCAAGCTGGTTGTTTGGGTTTACTGACAGTAGAGAAGAGGATGCTATGGCTGGAATGCTGTGGTGTGAACAGCGGTGAACACTCCTCCCAGCGCTGACTGATAGCTGGTGTAGCTCAGCCAGCCAGGCAGATAAAGTGGCTTCTGTCTGTCACATGGTTGCATACTATATGCTTTTGCATCAAGTGATTACACCCCGCTGGAAGTGGACTAAACACCCGTTCCCAAACATGAAAAACAGGTGACATAAATGTTCATGGGTAGTCGTATGTTCTTGCTCTTTCGCATGCTATTCTGGTCATGCTATCAGCGGTGTGGAGCGTAACTCTATCGCGAGTGTCACACATCAAAGCCGTCCTATCACTGCCACTCACTGCAGAGTGGCTGAAGGGAAAAGTGGGAAAGAGGGTGCTTTCCAGGAGAACTTCATCAAACCATGTGCAGGATTGGTGAAATAACTGTTTGGTGTGGCGCTGCACCCAACTGTTGCTGTGGTTTTCTTTACCCAGCATctcataattatattttttggATGTGTAAATCCCACTTCCTTAGTGCTTAAGTAACTCCCAACCATCAATTCTTAATATGTGATTGGGAGCCCTGTGGTGCAACCAGCTAATTTGCGCTCAACTACGCAGTGAGATTAGGAAACAAATGGAGCTTCGTCAAATCAGCACAGGAAAAAGAGGGTGTTTCCCACACAGCGTCCCAGGAATGTTTTGGCTAAACTGAAAGCCATCGTTCAAACTCAAATGCCAACATTGAGGAGACAATGACAGGACAGATAGCAACATCCGGGCCTGGTCTTTAGTCGTCTCGGTCAGGAACACAAGAGGGTTTCTTTTCTACAGTTTGGTCCTCGGTCACTGctgaaccccccccccttccccgCCTTTCCATTTAGTCTGTATACAAGTCTGACGTCCGGCAGCTTGCATCCCTCATTCCTACCAGAGCCTCCGAGAACATTGCCCTATTCTCCACCATGCACTCAGGAGTAACAGCAgtcagaggaggggagaggaagagggtacatttttaacaaaaggGGTTCTATAAGGTGCCAGAACAAGAGATGTGGGCTTGCACTGCTCAGCACCGCTGTGAAGAATtctttaaagggacagttcaaGATTTTTAGGACATATACGTATTTGCTCTCTGGCAAGAGTTAGGTGAGAAGATCGATACCATTCTAATATCTGTTAGAAAAATATAAGGCTACAGCCAGAAgtcggttagcttagcttagcacaaagactggaaaacGAGGAAACAGTGAACCAAGCTCTCTCTGAGGGTAACAAAATCCACTACTTCTTGGCAACTTTTAACTAATGGCTCCTCGATAATTAactataatttatttttatttataatgtgTTCTTTTGTGAGCATTAAAAGTGCACTTACAAAGTAGACAGAGGTAGGCTggctgtttccccttgtttccagtcttcatgctaagctaagctaaccttcTGCAGCCTTGTTGCGGCCTTATATCTGTCACACTGATATAAGTTTGGTatccatcttctcatctgaTTCACAGCCAGCAAATAAGTgcattttctaaaatgtcaaacatttcttcttttgagGAATGAGAGAAATGTCCTAAATTTGCAACATTCAGATGATTTTTCAGATCTATTGTATATAGATTATATTCCCTGTGCAGAACTAAGGAAGAACactcatttttctgtgtgtaggGGTTAGGGAGGGACACTTAACACAAAGGGGAAGCCTGGATTAAGTCATAAGCGGCAAGCGACATAGGTTGGATTTTAAGTGGGTGAGATCACATCCTCTCCATTTCACACTGTACAAACTTCATGTCTAGACGGAATCACTTAGATATCTGGATAAGATGAGATACACGTCTGTCCCATCCCTCCCTACGTGCCAGACTGTACAAAAACAGACCATGCATGTAAAAAGTAATGTCCATGTTCACGGTGTGAGAGCCCCGGCATGCATCTGCAAAAGAGAGACTGATGTTCTTCATGTGAGCGCACGGCTAGATTTCTGACTGTTATATAACTCTGCAGTGGGGGGCCCCTTGTTCTGCTCCAACATTCGACTCTGAAGTTCCCCCAGTTTTCCTGCTCATTTGCCTCACAACACACAGATGTCCCAAGGCGGCGGCAGAAGACGAGGGGGGTGACTGGGCTGCAGGCCAAGAGGCAGTGGCTGCCTGTCACAAGTGAACAAGTGTGTGTGGTCAGAGATTAGGGAAGgaaggacacaaacagaaattcCAGCGGAGGAGCTCCTGTGGCAGCTGTGGTTTTCTAAGTGCGAAGGATGCTTGACAACTGGAGCCGCCCGATTGGCCCGGCAAAGACGAGTGGGTGTGTCCTGGCAGCGGCCGGCTTCCTCTGTGTGATCTTAAATGAGAAGAGTGACAATTCATCAGGGACAGGATGTCCAATAGGAAGACAGATCCCAGGGGTAGATAGAGGGCCATGCAGCTGGCCACTCAATGACCTTGGATCAAACAAAAGTtagtctttctctctgtgtccttctcTCAAACACTCTCTGTGCCCATAGAAAAATGAGGCAttaatcagcagcagaggactgaGCAGTTTCCAGTAAGTCATTTTGTGTGAGTTTATTTTAAACCAATGGGCCTCACTGTTCCACAAATAACATTGCTTTCTTCATCCATTCACTTCCCCTCAACTCTGCAACATTTCCACTCCTGCACACTTACATTTCCCtctagagagagaggaggaaatggggGCCTCGCAATGTGAACGAAAGCTCTTTGAAAGTGGCTCTAGCAAGGCGATATGCTCCTTATAAACGGCGAGCGGGGAGGGTTTCAGGGTCGGACTGCTGGGGCCTGGACTGTCTGGGAGCTGCctggtgttttcctgtgtgtgatgCATGCTAACCCTGGGCCCCCTCGACTTCGGCTGCTGCATAAAGAGGTCTCTGTGAGGCTGAGTCAGCTCCAGCTCTAATTCACCTCATTGGTCTCATTGCTTGATTAAATTCAGCAGAGAGACTCGGAAGACCCCTATCCAGTCCGCCCCTAACCCCAAAACATCTGATGCATTCAAACAGAAGGATTAAAACCAACCTGTTATCAGTACAAGAGTTGGAGCCTGCCACAATAATGGTCCTCCtgtactgcagagagagaggaacaggcCGTGAACTGCAGCCAGACCAAACACATTGATGCTCGCTGATAAGTGTTGTCAGTTTAATAGATCTAAGTGGGAGTGGGAAATATTGTTTCTGTGAGGTAACTCTTGTTGTAATGACTTTGTCTTGAAATTGAAAACATTCTAGCGCTCATAGCCAGCTATGGCATTGcaaaacagactacatttatcCAATTACGCATAGAAGACAATGGGGGAGTGTGTGAATGCAGGAAGCAAAGCCTATATTGCACGATATGGTCCAGAGACAACCACTTCACTTTAACCACAAGGCAATTGTTTGGTCTGTCTCTGGCCTGCATTGAGCTTACCACTGCAGCTAgtgaggcaaacaaacaaacactttggGTGATGGCGAAATCCAACGTTTCCCTCACATATTGTGTAATATTGCATTCCAGAGAGCccaagaataaaacaaaaaaagaagaagagacaaacA contains the following coding sequences:
- the LOC108886219 gene encoding G1/S-specific cyclin-D2 isoform X1; translated protein: MELYCLESDITVKAQPDPNILYDDRVLQSLLTVEDRFLPQCSYFQRVQKDIQPYMRRMVAGWMHEVCEEEKSNEDVFPLAINYLDRFLAVMPTRKSYLQLLGAVCMFLASKLKDSRPLSAEKLCMYTDNSITPRELLDWELVVLGKLKWNMASVIPNDFIDHIIRRLPLPKDKLAMVRKHTLTFIALCATDDRLAMNPPSMIATGSMGAAICGLQLDHADQRLTRDNLTDLLAKITNTEVDCLRACQEQIERVLATSLQQGQQYRQETGVRAGNKAREQQDQSSTPTDVRDVNL